One Brassica napus cultivar Da-Ae chromosome C2, Da-Ae, whole genome shotgun sequence DNA window includes the following coding sequences:
- the LOC106415386 gene encoding uncharacterized protein LOC106415386 — MVYEDYGLDRGHVNLELSYMLSRKSLMKLTHDTTPVKIGNFRQFQGFIRLRKSDQVLLCVEVSLRSNKKTMKTQTLMENQSDYNHDEDTDTDRERFDYCDDSDGATSDDEDFRGYGLTPKLDIEMKKEYKPKIGWKLRASPTSDSPRFTVRIYVSEHTCSVTERSARCRQATPEIIGSLYTDFIGGVEPTVLPGHVRQSLNMCFGIKINYWNAHRTLKCARELVRGSAESGYHELPVYLHMIREANPGTFTRLVVDSSDRFKYLFIAFGASIKGFPFMRKVVVVDGTFLQGKYKGTLLIASSQDGNFQIFPIAFEIVDTENDESWKWFFKQLSCVIPDDERLAIISDRHKSIGNAISEVYPSASRGVCTYHLYKNALLKFRGRELFGLVKKTANSFRLSDFETIFDEIKAMHPALHRYLEKADVRKWARTTRK; from the exons ATGGTTTATGAGGATTACGGCTTAGATAGAGGCCATGTGAATCTCGAATTGAGTTACATGCTTAGCAGGAAAAGCTTGATGAAGCTAACTCATGACACAACTCCAGTTAAAATTGGGAATTTTCGACAATTTCAAGGTTTCATCCGTCTCCGAAAGTCTGACCAAGTGCTTCTATGTGTGGAAGTCTCTCTAAGAAGCAACAAGAAAACGATGAAGACACAGACACTGATGGAAAACCAATCTGATTATAATCATGATGAAGACACAGACACTGACAGAGAACGATTTGACTATTGCGATGATTCAGATGGTGCTACATCAGATGACGAGGACTTTAGAGGGTACGGATTAACTCCAAAATTAGATATAGAGATGAAGAAGGAGTATAAGCCAAAGATTGG TTGGAAGTTAAGAGCATCACCAACAAGTGATAGTCCTCGCTTTACCGTACGCATCTATGTTTCTGAACATACTTGTTCAGTTACAGAACGATCAGCTCGTTGCAGACAAGCAACACCAGAGATTATCGGATCTTTATACACTGATTTCATTGGTGGAGTGGAGCCAACCGTTTTGCCAGGTCATGTGCGGCAGTCCCTCAACATGTGCTTTGGAATAAAGATTAACTACTGGAATGCTCACCGGACACTGAAATGTGCAAGAGAATTGGTTAGGGGATCCGCAGAGAGTGGCTACCATGAGTTACCTGTGTATCTGCACATGATTAGAGAAGCCAATCCTGGGACATTCACTCGCCTTGTAGTAGATTCTAGTGACAGATTTAAGTACCTTTTCATTGCATTTGGTGCTAGCATCAAGGGCTTTCCATTCATGAGGAAGGTTGTTGTGGTCGATGGCACATTCTTGCAAGGAAAGTACAAAGGAACTCTACTAATTGCGTCATCACAAGATGGCAACTTCCAGATATTTCCAATTGCATTTGAGATAGTCGATACTGAAAACGATGAATCATGGAAATGGTTTTTCAAGCAACTCAGCTGTGTGATACCAGATGATGAAAGACTTGCTATTATTTCTGATAGACACAAATCAATTGGCAATGCAATTTCCGAGGTCTATCCATCTGCTAGCCGTGGAGTTTGTACTTACCACTTGTATAAGAATGCCTTGTTAAAGTTTAGAGGTCGCGAGTTATTTGGTTTGGTTAAAAAGACAGCTAATTCATTCAGGCTTTCAGATTTTGAGACCATATTCGatgagatcaaagcaatgcACCCGGCTCTGCATCGCTATTTGGAGAAAGCAGATGTAAGGAAGTGGGcacgcactacaagaaaatag